The Engystomops pustulosus chromosome 9, aEngPut4.maternal, whole genome shotgun sequence genome includes a window with the following:
- the WNK3 gene encoding serine/threonine-protein kinase WNK3 isoform X1: protein MATDSGEPASTDESDKPAGFSAEKNLVPQGTSLVRHVSMEESDKPLSASGTSERKRFFRKSVDITEDDRILEQPLKEEKVVDCEGKPQLGSHMANAIGVGQDDKSESKVVSDASKDSPREKTEKEMEEEAEMKAVATSPSGRFLKFDIELGRGAFKTVFKGLDTETWVEVAWCELQDRKLTKAEQQRFKEEAEMLKGLQHPNIVRFYDSWESSLKGKKCIVLVTELMTSGTLKTYLKRFKVMKPKVLRSWCRQILKGLQFLHTRTPPIIHRDLKCDNIFITGPTGSVKIGDLGLATLMRTSFAKSVIGTPEFMAPEMYEEHYDESVDVYAFGMCMLEMATSEYPYSECQNAAQIYRKVTSGIKPASFNKVSDPEVKEIIESCIRQNKTERLSIKDLLNHAFFAEDTGLRVELAEEDDGVNASLALRLWVEDPKKLKGKHKDNEAIEFSFNLELDNPDEVAYEMVKSGFFHESDSKAVAKSIRDRVCLIKKTRERKMLAGHIEERRDSQSRAVGAPVAQTSTPVPAGVSQVGVNESEETEVDQHVRQQLQQQQQQYQQCSSVTADSLSDIGGGSVALSDASSQHSAIYATSHEAISVQQVPGLPQTEPAHVGQYYPPQHVMGHYQQTQAMPIPQQMLSVQCMPQPGSPYQQLPVVDGQLNAQPVDVQMTFQADGKTLPHTNTIDASMMPVLQPAISALSPQLMSSQMSAQQTRAGIQLDACGLTGVPVADNHVPTLLPVCHQSMLNQYGMQNVVHQTPNVVGVQGNAQQHQVTAVQQPTLPSQDHVMYSTNLQQGQNFYMPQHLEQMPSSNLQTSYQSPLMPQTMVDQAPKLIQPTAVAQETVMQQMRSEHPHELEHLPLTAPISSEAAGHAQQILTSSVHEQLPNNQQSLSQIPVQQATSVQAMHMPNPSIMEQPGFPQHVAEQFPTHPNTTQNPAEQPLYIQIPPMDVYSQQPMLVTEQTLITQKTLAPSEQTTFVHQTGVLPEQLIYNQQIVQSADQMRYVHQNMPLPDQFTHAQQPGYPQQVMMPEKTTYQQQATPAEHIMYIQQTASIESPVYIQQTAEQPVYSHPSVQSSAQQMVPPEKIGYVQQVHPAEQPVYTQQNVAPPEHAVYSHTVIPPTEKPLYAQHPVPPPMHQPVYAQQSLPSNTEQLPVCSQQSVPGLQPVYGKQAVPQPELQMVYTQQVVPPPLEQQPAYVQHSAPPTEQQVYAQHVMSAADQPVYVQPVNTQHVMAQVEQPVSAQHMAPPVEQPICGQHPGPPPEQPHYTQHVVPPSQQPVSSQHVMPAPEQPPVYVQQAPSEHPVYAHQPMPPHEANMFTQQPLQPSIQKADVYTGRSINSQQAPKDQLLYNREHVPVGEPQYNQQAVPPSDTSSYVQSSLGSSTQQVYTQNLTPPVDQPGYRPPPQPILNKHLSTAADQLGFTQHALPAAEQHVHRPLSPAVPSYASQQVPVVDQVYVQQTATPAELHMYNQQPNPVMYSSQPSHQTVYATMQHVPAVSENPVLYSHTTPSSVHGLLPSSDRPVYTQNSMQSENLPHALHALPTVETQGYATQLMPSEIPASLQLQRTMTPPQDHRAEGQAESVVYSQQSIQSPDKPTLAGHSGTDLSQSSMHLVGQQPINQGFVQVGGPVQQTPVPVSYSQAGVLPSEHDQPLMAQQQQNGHQNSTHANTSIPTQETYLQTQHPPVQTYVPQTMDNLSSMPGMAPVSHNQDVLNQISSQHQVHSASELPAPVLQPDNRESLQQPGYLNPMSQQSSSTSAGTENIPDVYQLPAQTHQLDPNFQQAHPAEVSGVQKVDPVQSNQIDYSRDGTGTPDGPLGNGKQEKMKQRRTSCPRPDKMTRFNLSFLGVSNFGDNMVECQLETHNNKMVTFKFDADGDAPEDIALYMVEDDFVLEAEKDKFVEELKLIVTQAQEILQNVPVMERTELPGSESASLTGSSEHVQVVAPASAPAGGVSVPQSSPVGRWRFFINQTIKNRETQSFVTQTSITRVPQQATGPHNEARRSLPEDLSSAKQSCSFQAGHPMLSTSSDGQVSSKETAPLVVNSHVVNGNEILSAAVTNSGSATGQVQKESEVYNNNIAVVTEAQHPAIGGDQEVQVANGGIYAAETGAQPGPLSSQNTTAMSLSLTKSDSIGPSDATYYPQTPVSEASLAHSASVQESDNEGPPKIEYSDNCIKTLDEKLRNLLYQDSSASSYADSQKETKSTESPLSSSAEDTLSCPAPEAAIVNPASTQATPEQTEPVDPLPVKTAEAAIAVPGELTPSESSEDAWHPGSASHACTKRSMGTGSAHLQTGGGYFGLSFTCPSLKNPISKKPWARKLKSWACRLRHSNSLFKRSRVRQVDDDGVRREVPDATQRVVEALAECALSEGTSSGTSAFKRGRFQVVTVPQQEQSIAAETPSIPSTSLVSDKTISAEETESAATRAEDTPQSASTACETDASSLTPDRELEETSVTGSSVPSSSALWMKDIPNQNSFTKQPSSDSEMSAAPGKGQDYKSRDTGQNCIGEKPFLQNQNSHLYSPSSPMSSDDESELEDEDLKVELQKLREKHIQEVVSLQAQQNRELQEVYVRLRALRENKAQSSDTSSQQMSPRRPRSLKSKQRSRPQSLTHMDNGIGHSDQQCSESNSDACQQSVSEKKSLFTDDLHKLVDDWAKENAGNLHQKPSLNQIKLNQNRPDTDAWSRVHEASVVTSSFPSTWVPTLSQIHGTVPAAISQSLVLPNYTSGGIPSYPIPHGCQLNSMGSGGYPVQWSNQTPGLPAQHLAAYQPGIGMQAFPSATAPKAATIPSSPK, encoded by the exons GACAGGAAACTTACCAAAGCAGAGCAGCAACGATTcaaagaagaagctgagatgttAAAGGGCCTTCAGCATCCGAACATTGTGCGTTTTTATGATTCCTGGGAATCCTCACTGAAGGGAAAGAAATGCATTGTCTTAGTGACGGAATTAATGACGTCTGGCACTTTAAAAAC ATACTTGAAACGCTTCAAAGTAATGAAGCCCAAAGTGTTAAGAAGTTGGTGTAGACAGATTCTAAAAGGGCTGCAGTTCCTCCACACCCGGACTCCTCCTATAATCCATCGGGACTTGAAATGTGATAATATCTTTATCACTGGACCCACTGGTTCTGTAAAAATTGGGGACCTTGGCCTGGCCACCTTGATGCGGACTTCCTTTGCAAAGAGTGTGATTG GAACCCCCGAATTCATGGCCCCAGAAATGTATGAGGAGCATTACGACGAATCTGTGGATGTCTATGCGTTTGGCATGTGCATGCTGGAAATGGCTACCTCAGAATATCCGTACTCTGAATGCCAGAACGCAGCTCAGATCTACCGCAAAGTAACCAGT GGGATTAAGCCTGCTAGTTTTAACAAAGTGTCTGACCCCGAGGTAAAGGAAATCATTGAGAGCTGCATACGGCAGAATAAGACTGAAAG GTTATCCATTAAGGATCTTTTAAATCACGCCTTCTTTGCGGAAGACACAGGGCTACGAGTCGAACTAGCAGAGGAAGATGATGGCGTCAACGCTTCTCTAGCTTTAAGACTCTGGGTAGAAGATCCCAAAAAGCTCAAAGGAAAACACAAAGACAACGAAGCTATAGAATTCAGCTTTAACTTGGAACTGGACAATCCCGACGAAGTGGCTTATGAAATG GTAAAATCTGGGTTTTTCCATGAAAGTGACAGTAAGGCAGTGGCGAAATCTATACGTGATCGAGTTTGTCTGATCAAGAAGACAAGGGAAAGAAAGATGCTGGCTGGTCATATAGAGGAGCGCCGGGACTCGCAGAGCAGAGCCGTAGGTGCACCAGTAGCTCAGACAAGCACTCCTGTACCTGCTGGTGTATCACAAGTAGGTGTGAATGAGAGCGAGGAGACGGAGGTGGATCAGCATGTGCGACAGCAGCTCCAGCAACAACAGCAGCAGTATCAGCAGTGCTCATCTGTCACAG CGGACAGCTTATCTGATATAGGTGGAGGGTCTGTCGCGTTGTCGGATGCTTCCAGTCAGCACAGTGCCATCTATGCTACTTCCCACGAGGCAATAAGCGTACAGCAAGTCCCTGGCCTGCCTCAAACAGAGCCTGCTCATGTAGGGCAGTACTACCCACCGCAGCACGTCATGGGACACTATCAGCAGACCCAGGCG ATGCCCATCCCACAGCAGATGTTATCGGTGCAATGCATGCCCCAGCCAGGCTCTCCTTACCAGCAGCTACCAGTGGTGGATGGACAACTGAATGCACAG ccTGTGGATGTACAAATGACATTTCAAGCCGATGGAAAAACTCTTCCTCACACAAACACCATAGATGCTTCAATGATGCCAGTGTTGCAGCCAGCAATTTCTGCATTGTCCCCACAATTAATGTCTTCACAAATGTCGGCTCAGCAAACAAGGGCTGGCATTCAACTTGATGCTTGTGGCTTGACAGGTGTGCCAGTTGCAGATAACCATGTTCCTACACTTCTTCCTGTATGCCATCAGTCTATGCTAAATCAGTATGGGATGCAAAATGTGGTGCATCAGACTCCAAATGTGGTGGGGGTCCAGGGTAATGCTCAGCAGCATCAGGTCACTGCAGTGCAACAGCCTACATTGCCTTCTCAAGACCATGTGATGTACTCCACAAATTTACAGCAAGGACAGAACTTCTACATGCCGCAGCACCTGGAGCAGATGCCGAGCTCAAACCTGCAGACTTCTTACCAAAGTCCATTGATGCCACAGACTATGGTGGATCAAGCACCTAAGTTGATTCAGCCTACGGCCGTTGCACAGGAGACGGTCATGCAGCAGATGCGAAGTGAACATCCACATGAGTTAGAACATTTGCCATTGACCGCTCCAATTTCCTCTGAGGCTGCTGGACACGCTCAGCAAATCCTGACATCGTCAGTACATGAGCAGCTTCCAAACAACCAGCAATCGCTGTCTCAGATCCCTGTCCAGCAGGCGACCAGCGTTCAGGCAATGCATATGCCTAACCCTTCTATAATGGAGCAGCCTGGGTTTCCTCAACATGTCGCAGAGCAGTTTCCTACCCATCCTAACACCACGCAGAATCCTGCAGAGCAGCCTCTTTACATCCAGATTCCTCCAATGGATGTCTATAGTCAGCAACCTATGCTAGTCACTGAACAGACGCTTATTACCCAGAAAACACTGGCTCCGTCTGAGCAGACCACTTTTGTGCATCAAACAGGGGTTTTGCCAGAACAGCTGATTTACAACCAGCAGATTGTCCAGTCTGCAGACCAGATGCGTTACGTACATCAGAATATGCCATTGCCTGACCAGTTCACTCATGCCCAACAGCCAGGGTACCCCCAACAGGTTATGATGCCGGAGAAGACTACGTACCAACAGCAAGCTACACCAGCTGAGCATATTATGTACATACAACAGACAGCCTCCATAGAAAGTCCAGTATATATTCAGCAAACAGCCGAGCAGCCAGTGTATTCTCACCCGTCAGTGCAGTCTTCGGCCCAGCAGATGGTACCACCTGAAAAGATTGGGTATGTCCAGCAAGTTCATCCAGCCGAACAACCTGTGTACACCCAGCAAAATGTAGCTCCACCAGAGCATGCTGTGTACTCTCATACCGTCATCCCACCCACCGAGAAACCATTGTATGCCCAGCACCCAGTGCCCCCTCCTATGCATCAGCCTGTATATGCCCAGCAAAGCTTGCCATCAAATACTGAACAGCTACCAGTGTGTTCCCAGCAAAGTGTTCCTGGACTGCAACCAGTGTATGGTAAACAGGCTGTGCCACAACCTGAGCTCCAAATGGTGTATACCCAGCAGGTTGTACCCCCTCCACTAGAGCAGCAGCCTGCATATGTCCAGCATTCTGCACCACCGACTGAACAGCAAGTATATGCCCAGCATGTAATGTCTGCAGCAGACCAACCTGTATATGTTCAGCCTGTGAATACCCAGCATGTAATGGCACAGGTTGAGCAGCCGGTGAGTGCACAGCACATGGCACCACCAGTAGAGCAGCCTATATGTGGCCAGCATCCAGGACCACCACCGGAGCAACCACATTATACCCAGCATGTGGTGCCACCATCTCAGCAGCCTGTTTCTAGCCAACATGTGATGCCAGCACCTGAGCAGCCTCCTGTATATGTGCAGCAGGCACCTTCTGAGCACCCTGTTTATGCCCATCAAccaatgccaccacatgaggcAAACATGTTTACTCAACAGCCGTTACAACCATCTATACAGAAAGCGGACGTGTACACCGGCCGTTCTATCAATTCCCAGCAAGCTCCCAAGGATCAGCTCTTGTATAACCGTGAACACGTCCCAGTAGGTGAACCGCAGTATAACCAGCAGGCTGTGCCTCCCTCTGACACTTCTAGCTATGTCCAGTCATCTCTTGGATCTTCCACTCAACAAGTTTATACGCAAAATCTAACCCCTCCAGTGGATCAGCCAGGATATCGGCCTCCACCTCAACCTATACTTAACAAACACCTTAGTACTGCTGCAGACCAGCTTGGATTTACACAGCATGCACTGCCAGCGGCTGAGCAACATGTCCATAGACCCCTCTCTCCAGCTGTCCCCAGTTATGCTTCACAGCAAGTCCCGGTGGTTGACCAAGTGTATGTACAGCAGACAGCTACTCCTGCAGAGCTCCACATGTATAACCAGCAGCCTAATCCTGTTATGTACAGCTCTCAACCCTCCCATCAAACTGTATATGCAACAATGCAGCACGTCCCTGCTGTGTCAGAAAATCCAGTGTTATACAGCCACACCACCCCTTCTTCTGTACATGGGCTCTTGCCGTCTTCAGACAGACCGGTCTATACTCAAAATTCAATGCAGTCAGAAAACCTTCCCCATGCCTTGCATGCGTTACCTACTGTAGAGACCCAAGGCTATGCTACACAGCTAATGCCCTCTGAGATCCCAGCCAGCCTTCAGCTCCAGAGAACTATGACCCCACCTCAAGACCACAGAGCAGAAGGGCAGGCCGAAAGTGTGGTTTATTCACAGCAATCTATACAGTCTCCGGATAAACCGACCTTAGCGGGTCACTCAGGCACAGATCTCTCTCAGAGCTCCATGCATTTGGTGGGGCAGCAGCCCATAAACCAAGGTTTTGTGCAAGTAGGGGGCCCGGTTCAGCAGACCCCTGTTCCGGTGTCTTATTCACAAGCTGGTGTACTTCCGTCTGAACATGATCAGCCCTTAATGGCCCAACAACAGCAAAATGGACATCAAAACAGTACGCATGCAAATACTTCCATCCCGACACAAGAAACCTATCTGCAGACACAACATCCACCTGTACAAACATATGTGCCTCAGACAATGGACAATCTGAGCTCGATGCCTGGGATGGCCCCTGTGTCCCACAACCAGGATGTGTTGAATCAGATCTCTTCACAACATCAAGTTCATTCTGCCTCAGAGCTGCCAGCGCCGGTTCTCCAGCCTGACAACCGCGAATCTCTGCAACAACCTGGTTACCTTAATCCTATGTCACAGCAGTCCTCATCGACTTCAGCTGGAACTGAGAATATCCCGGATGTGTATCAGCTTCCTGCTCAGACCCATCAACTAGATCCTAATTTCCAACAG GCACATCCGGCAGAGGTTTCTGGTGTTCAGAAAGTGGACCCCGTTCAAAG CAACCAGATTGACTATTCCCGGGACGGCACTGGTACACCTGATGGACCCCTTGGAAACGGCAAGCAGGAAAAGATGAAGCAACGTCGAACTTCTTGCCCCAGGCCAGATAAAATGACTCGATTTAACTTGTCCTTCTTAGGG GTTTCAAACTTTGGTGATAACATGGTGGAGTGCCAGCTGGAGACTCATAACAACAAGATGGTGACCTTTAAGTTTGATGCAGATGGGGATGCTCCAGAGGACATTGCCCTTTATATG GTTGAAGATGACTTTGTCCTGGAAGCTGAAAAGGATAAGTTTGTAGAGGAGCTGAAGCTGATTGTAACACAAGCTCAGGAGATTCTGCAAAATGTACCAGTGATGGAGAGAACCGAACTCCCCGGGTCAGAGTCAGCGAGCCTT ACCGGATCTTCTGAGCATGTGCAAGTGGTAGCCCCGGCCTCTGCCCCAGCTGGAG GGGTATCTGTACCGCAGTCATCACCCGTAGGTCGATGGAGGTTTTTCATAAACCAAACAATTAAAAATCGTGAAACCCAATCTTTTGTTACCCAGACTTCAATTACCAGAGTTCCTCAACAAGCTACAG GACCACATAATGAAGCAAGGCGTAGTCTTCCTGAGGATCTTTCTAGTGCTAAGCAGAGCTGCTCCTTTCAGGCGGGGCACCCTATGCTCTCCACATCTTCAGATGGTCAGGTTTCTTCCAAAGAAACTGCTCCTTTGGTAGTTAACAGTCATGTGGTAAATGGCAATGAAATCCTGTCCGCTGCTGTAACTAACAGTGGCTCAGCCACAGGACAGGTTCAGAAGGAGTCTGAGGTATACAACAATAATATAGCTGTGGTAACGGAGGCTCAGCATCCGGCCATCGGTGGTGATCAGGAGGTGCAAGTGGCAAATGGTGGTATTTATGCAGCAGAGACTGGTGCACAACCTGGTCCCTTGTCTTCCCAGAACACCACGGCTATGTCTCTAAGTCTAACAAAGTCAGACAGCATCGGACCTTCAGACGCTACTTACTATCCACAGACACCTGTCTCTGAAGCATCACTTGCACATTCTGCTTCAGTCCAGGAGTCTGACAATGAGGGTCCCCCCAAAATAGAATATTCTGACAACTGTATCAAAACCCTTGATGAAAAACTGAGAAACCTGTTATATCAAGACAGCTCTGCCAGCTCTTATGCCGACAGCCAGAAGGAGACAAAGAGCACAGAATCCCCTCTTTCATCTTCTGCTGAGGATACCCTGTCATGTCCTGCCCCAGAAGCAGCGATTGTGAATCCTGCCAGTACGCAGGCAACTCCGGAGCAGACAGAGCCTGTTGACCCCCTGCCAGTCAAAACTGCTGAAGCCGCCATTGCTGTCCCTGGTGAATTAACGCCATCT GAAAGTTCTGAAGACGCCTGGCATCCTGGAAGTGCTTCTCATGCCTGCACCAAGCGCTCTATGGGCACTGGATCCGCGCATCTACAGACAGGAGGTGGATATTTTGGCCTAAGCTTTACTTGTCCTAGTCTCAAAAACCCCATTAGCAAGAAACCGTGGGCTCGCAAATTAAAAAGCTGGGCCTGCAGATTGCGGCATTCCAACAGCTTATTCAAGAGGTCAAGAGTCCGCCAAG TGGATGACGATGGAGTAAGACGTGAAGTCCCGGATGCTACACAGAGGGTGGTGGAAGCACTGGCAGAATGTGCCTTGTCGGAGGGAACCTCATCTGGAACCAGTGCCTTCAAACGTGGACGATTTCAG GTTGTCACAGTTCCGCAACAAGAGCAATCCATTGCTGCCGAAACTCCCAGTATCCCATCTACATCCCTGGTGTCAGACAAAACCATTTCTGCAGAAGAGACAGAGTCTGCCGCAACTAGAGCCGAGGACACTCCCCAGTCTGCCAGCACCGCTTGTGAGACGGATGCATCTTCTCTTACCCCTGACCGGGAACTGGAAGAAACCTCTGTCACCGGCAGCAGCGTCCCATCTAGCTCAGCCCTATGGATGAAAGACATCCCTAATCAGAACAGCTTCACAAAGCAGCCAAGTAGTGACTCTGAAATGTCTGCCGCCCCTGGTAAAGGCCAGGATTATAAATCGCGGGATACTGGGCAGAACTGCATAGGAGAAAAGCCCTTCCTCCAAAATCAGAACTCCCATCTCTACTCTCCATCTTCTCCTATGAGTAGCGATGATGAATCCGAGTTGGAGGATGAGGATTTGAAGGTGGAACTGCAGAAACTTCGAGAAAA GCACATTCAGGAGGTGGTGAGCTTACAGGCCCAGCAGAACCGAGAACTACAAGAAGTATATGTACGCTTACGCGCTTTGAGGGAGAACAAAGCACAGTCCTCTGACACTTCTTCCCAACAAATGTCGCCACGTCGCCCCAGGTCTCTTAAAAGTAAGCAGCGGAGCAGGCCACAGTCTCTGACCCACATGGACAATGGAATCGGACATTCAG ATCAGCAATGCAGTGAGAGTAACTCTGATGCCTGCCAGCAGTCAGTGTCTGAGAAGAAGAGCCTGTTCACCGATGATCTGCACAAGCTGGTGGATGACTGGGCAAAGGAAAATGCCGGCAACTTGCATCAAAAACCCAGCCTGAATCAGATCAAACTGAATCAGAACCGCCCTGACACAGACGCTTGGAGCAGAGTTCATGAG GCGTCTGTGGTCACCTCAAGCTTCCCATCTACTTGGGTCCCCACTTTGTCTCAGATTCACGGGACGGTCCCTGCTGCTATATCTCAATCACTTGTTCTCCCAAATTATACATCTGGAGGCATTCCATCGTACCCAATACCACACGGCTGTCAGCTCAATTCAATGGGCAGCGGCGGCTACCCTGTACAGTGGTCTAACCAGACGCCAGGCCTTCCCGCACAGCACCTTGCCGCATACCAGCCCGGAATTGGAATGCAAGCGTTTCCCTCTGCTACAGCTCCGAAAGCTGCTACAATCCCATCCTCCCCCAAATGA